The following are from one region of the Carnobacterium gallinarum DSM 4847 genome:
- a CDS encoding bifunctional 4-hydroxy-2-oxoglutarate aldolase/2-dehydro-3-deoxy-phosphogluconate aldolase — translation MKKVEILNKLEKSGVIAVLRADSKEDALKISHAVVAGGMTGLELTFTVPDADQVIRELKAAYQTRSDVVIGAGTVLDVTTARLAILAGAEYIVSPCFDQDTAELCNLYQIPYLPGCMSITEIKTAMKSGVDIVKLFPGSAFGPSFIGAIKAPLPHANIMPTGGVSIDNMDEWLNAGCVAVGVGGNLLAPAKTGNYGRISELAKEYMDKLAEIRKDA, via the coding sequence ATGAAAAAAGTTGAAATCTTAAATAAATTAGAAAAAAGTGGTGTCATCGCAGTATTGAGAGCGGATTCAAAAGAAGACGCTTTGAAAATCAGTCATGCGGTAGTTGCTGGTGGGATGACAGGTTTAGAATTAACATTTACTGTGCCTGATGCAGACCAAGTGATTCGTGAACTAAAGGCTGCTTATCAAACTCGTTCAGATGTTGTGATTGGAGCAGGTACGGTGCTAGATGTGACAACAGCACGTTTAGCAATTTTAGCTGGTGCAGAATATATTGTTAGCCCGTGTTTTGATCAAGATACAGCAGAACTTTGTAATTTGTATCAAATCCCATACTTACCAGGTTGCATGAGCATTACAGAAATTAAAACAGCTATGAAATCTGGTGTCGATATTGTTAAGCTATTCCCTGGAAGTGCTTTTGGACCAAGTTTCATTGGTGCGATAAAAGCTCCGTTGCCACATGCGAATATCATGCCAACAGGTGGAGTAAGTATTGATAATATGGATGAATGGCTAAATGCGGGGTGTGTTGCAGTTGGAGTAGGAGGCAATTTGTTAGCGCCAGCCAAAACAGGCAATTATGGTAGGATTTCTGAATTAGCGAAAGAATATATGGATAAGTTAGCTGAAATCAGAAAGGACGCTTAG
- a CDS encoding sugar kinase: protein MSKILTLGEIMLRLATDTGIRLDHTQQFMAHYGGGEANVAISLANYGHEVKYASKVPSNPLGNAVKKHLQSYGVLVDSLIMGGERLGMYYLESGCGERGAAVVYDRAYSSFATMKELEWNFDQLFADVELIHLSGITPALSKNWQKMILELLKEAKKRSIKISFDMNYRGKLWTVLAAKQTFKEILPYVDYCSAGKLDALNFMDIPENESALNLESAADMAYYYQAMNAKYPNIQVFYSTLREVYSASHNTLQGTVWNQGELVTSKIHEINPIVDRVGGGDAFAGGILHGLLVKMKLNEMVDFATAASALKHTIHGDCNQFSIAEVKAFVAAESGKIVR, encoded by the coding sequence ATGAGTAAAATCTTAACTTTAGGGGAAATTATGCTGCGTTTAGCAACAGATACCGGTATTCGTCTAGATCATACACAGCAATTTATGGCTCACTATGGTGGTGGCGAGGCGAATGTTGCGATTAGTTTGGCTAATTATGGTCATGAAGTGAAATATGCGAGTAAGGTACCTAGTAATCCTCTAGGAAATGCAGTTAAGAAGCATCTACAAAGTTATGGAGTCTTAGTGGATTCTTTAATCATGGGTGGAGAACGCTTAGGTATGTATTATCTAGAAAGTGGCTGTGGTGAAAGAGGTGCCGCTGTTGTTTATGACCGTGCCTATTCAAGCTTTGCAACAATGAAAGAGTTAGAATGGAATTTCGATCAACTTTTTGCGGACGTTGAGCTGATTCATTTATCTGGAATTACACCAGCCTTATCAAAAAATTGGCAAAAAATGATCTTGGAACTTTTAAAAGAAGCAAAAAAACGTTCTATTAAAATCAGCTTTGATATGAATTATCGTGGCAAATTATGGACAGTCCTAGCAGCTAAACAAACTTTTAAAGAAATCTTACCATACGTAGATTATTGTTCAGCTGGCAAGTTAGATGCACTAAATTTTATGGATATTCCAGAAAATGAAAGCGCACTAAACTTAGAGTCAGCCGCTGATATGGCTTATTATTATCAAGCAATGAACGCTAAATATCCAAACATTCAAGTGTTTTATTCAACTTTACGGGAAGTCTACTCAGCTAGCCACAACACACTTCAAGGAACTGTTTGGAATCAAGGTGAGCTTGTAACTTCAAAAATTCATGAAATCAATCCAATTGTGGATCGTGTTGGTGGTGGGGATGCATTTGCTGGTGGGATTTTACATGGCTTACTAGTGAAAATGAAGTTGAATGAGATGGTTGATTTTGCTACAGCTGCTTCAGCATTAAAGCATACGATAC
- a CDS encoding DUF4274 domain-containing protein — translation MDNYNWNDGFEIPKEVIENEICDLSTALLTFYLADGYRLLEDRNSFGNKDLPQWGAFIKDLFDRIQSNKFNESRIKYKPELNKVQKYKLMKSNPDVLSVFLKVLMESW, via the coding sequence GTGGATAACTATAATTGGAATGACGGATTTGAAATTCCTAAAGAAGTAATTGAGAATGAAATTTGTGATTTAAGTACGGCGTTGTTAACTTTTTATTTAGCTGACGGATACAGACTATTAGAAGACAGAAATTCCTTTGGAAATAAAGATTTACCTCAATGGGGAGCATTTATTAAGGATTTATTTGATCGTATTCAATCGAATAAATTTAATGAAAGTAGAATAAAATATAAGCCGGAATTAAACAAAGTACAAAAATATAAACTCATGAAGTCAAATCCTGATGTACTCTCTGTTTTTTTGAAGGTATTGATGGAGAGTTGGTAG